Proteins co-encoded in one Trueperella abortisuis genomic window:
- the trmD gene encoding tRNA (guanosine(37)-N1)-methyltransferase TrmD, translating into MRFDIISVFPEFFSVLDLSLVGKARERGIIDVDSHDLRAWTTDVHRTVDDAPFGGGAGMVMKPDVWGKAIDDVVAPGRVVLAIPTPSGVPLTQRACWQLAESDQIIIACGRYEGIDARVAEHYRAAGMEVVEFSLGDYVLNGGEVAAIALVEAVSRLVPGMVGNPESLREESHGEEGLLEYPVYTRPTSFRGIDVPEVLTSGDHGKVARWRRDRALERTAARRPDMIAALSADALDKKDRATLVRLGWVVGRKPERVVVTQAQPEEAKQVAELATRLFPDACPPDMSEADIAAFTAENLSRERFSDYIADPRYLTMVARVGGQLAGYSLSFFPAGPEDRAEALAAGAPERVVLDGVPREGDLVYLSKLYVDAPWRGSGIFDILMGQTLAEIGRRAQGNEPYVWLGTNTANKRAIRAYKRFGFVVAGQREFTVGEQLNKDLTLAIRARVAQL; encoded by the coding sequence ATGCGTTTCGACATCATCTCCGTGTTTCCCGAGTTCTTCTCCGTCCTCGATCTGTCGCTCGTTGGCAAGGCCCGCGAGCGAGGCATCATCGACGTGGACAGTCACGACCTGCGTGCCTGGACCACCGACGTCCACCGCACAGTCGACGACGCTCCCTTTGGCGGCGGCGCCGGAATGGTGATGAAGCCGGACGTGTGGGGGAAGGCGATCGACGACGTCGTCGCCCCGGGTCGCGTCGTGCTTGCGATACCGACGCCGTCGGGCGTGCCGCTCACGCAGCGGGCGTGCTGGCAGCTGGCGGAATCGGATCAGATCATCATCGCCTGCGGACGTTACGAGGGGATCGACGCCCGGGTTGCCGAGCATTACCGCGCGGCCGGCATGGAGGTGGTCGAGTTCTCGCTCGGGGACTACGTGCTCAACGGGGGAGAGGTGGCGGCGATCGCGCTGGTCGAGGCCGTGTCGCGGCTCGTACCCGGGATGGTGGGCAACCCCGAATCCCTGCGCGAGGAATCGCATGGGGAAGAGGGCCTGCTCGAGTACCCGGTCTACACCAGACCCACGAGCTTTCGCGGTATCGACGTGCCAGAGGTTCTCACCTCAGGCGACCACGGGAAGGTGGCGCGCTGGCGACGCGACCGCGCCCTCGAACGCACGGCTGCCCGACGCCCGGACATGATTGCCGCCCTAAGCGCCGACGCGCTCGACAAGAAGGACCGGGCCACGCTCGTCCGGCTCGGCTGGGTGGTCGGGCGAAAGCCCGAGCGCGTCGTCGTGACGCAGGCACAGCCCGAGGAGGCCAAGCAGGTAGCTGAACTGGCCACCCGGCTCTTCCCGGACGCCTGCCCGCCCGACATGAGCGAAGCGGACATCGCGGCCTTTACCGCCGAGAACCTGAGCCGGGAGCGCTTTTCCGACTACATCGCGGACCCGCGCTACCTCACGATGGTGGCGCGGGTGGGCGGGCAGCTTGCCGGTTATTCGCTCTCCTTCTTTCCGGCAGGACCAGAAGACAGGGCCGAGGCACTGGCGGCCGGGGCGCCGGAGCGAGTGGTGCTCGATGGCGTCCCACGCGAGGGCGACCTCGTCTACCTCTCAAAGCTCTACGTGGACGCCCCTTGGCGCGGCAGTGGCATCTTCGACATCCTCATGGGGCAGACACTGGCCGAGATTGGTCGGCGCGCGCAGGGTAACGAGCCCTACGTGTGGCTCGGAACCAACACGGCCAACAAGCGCGCTATCCGCGCCTACAAGCGCTTCGGATTCGTCGTAGCGGGCCAGCGCGAGTTCACGGTGGGTGAGCAGCTCAACAAGGATCTCACTTTGGCGATCCGGGCGCGTGTGGCACAATTGTAG
- the rplS gene encoding 50S ribosomal protein L19 has translation MNIIDKINEASLTERPAFRAGDTVKVNVKVVEGQRHRIQVFQGVVIDRKGGNGIGATFTVRKVSFGVGVERRFPLHSPNVDSIEVVSRGRVRRAKLYYLRDRHGKAAKIRDIRTDA, from the coding sequence ATGAACATTATCGACAAGATTAACGAAGCGTCGTTGACCGAGCGTCCCGCCTTCCGCGCGGGTGACACGGTGAAGGTCAACGTGAAGGTCGTTGAAGGTCAGCGTCACCGCATCCAGGTCTTCCAGGGTGTCGTCATCGACCGCAAGGGTGGCAATGGCATCGGCGCGACTTTCACCGTTCGTAAGGTCTCCTTCGGCGTCGGCGTGGAGCGCCGCTTCCCGCTGCACTCCCCGAACGTTGACTCCATCGAGGTCGTCAGCCGTGGCCGCGTCCGCCGCGCCAAGCTGTACTACCTGCGTGACCGTCACGGCAAGGCCGCGAAGATCCGCGATATCCGCACCGACGCTTAA
- the lepB gene encoding signal peptidase I encodes MEETQETSMPPSYPPESRAAPSRTEAAQVSTKKRIGSVVLEFATIIAIALLISVVIKTFFAQAFAIPSESMENTLIPGDRILVNKLADSEEDLNRGDVVVFVDPGNWLSDSAKPHYTGVQKALINLGELVGIVPQNVGDHLVKRIIGLPGDHVTCCNDGLITVNDVPIMETYIKPGSAPSDTAFDVVVPDGHVWVMGDNRDRSKDSRYHQQATGFGFVPITNIEGRAWLTIYPLGRMGTIPSASEVFANVDSP; translated from the coding sequence ATGGAGGAAACCCAAGAGACGAGCATGCCGCCGTCGTACCCGCCCGAGAGCCGTGCCGCCCCGAGCCGGACCGAGGCCGCGCAGGTCAGCACCAAGAAGCGGATCGGCTCCGTCGTACTCGAGTTCGCCACGATCATTGCCATCGCCCTGCTCATCTCGGTCGTCATCAAGACCTTCTTCGCGCAAGCCTTCGCCATCCCCTCCGAGTCGATGGAGAACACCCTCATCCCGGGGGATCGGATCCTCGTCAACAAGCTCGCGGACTCGGAGGAAGACCTCAATCGTGGCGACGTCGTCGTGTTCGTTGACCCCGGCAACTGGCTGAGCGATTCGGCCAAGCCGCACTACACGGGCGTCCAGAAGGCTCTCATCAACCTCGGCGAGCTCGTGGGCATCGTCCCACAAAACGTGGGCGACCACCTGGTTAAACGGATTATTGGCCTGCCCGGCGACCACGTGACCTGCTGCAACGACGGCCTCATCACGGTCAACGATGTTCCGATCATGGAAACCTATATCAAGCCCGGCTCAGCGCCCTCAGACACCGCGTTTGACGTCGTGGTGCCCGATGGTCACGTGTGGGTCATGGGAGATAACCGCGACCGCTCGAAGGATTCCCGCTACCACCAGCAAGCTACAGGCTTCGGCTTCGTGCCGATCACGAACATCGAGGGCCGGGCATGGCTCACAATCTATCCGCTCGGTCGGATGGGCACGATCCCCTCGGCTAGCGAGGTGTTCGCCAACGTTGATAGTCCCTGA